DNA sequence from the Butyricimonas faecalis genome:
CCGTTTAAAGTTGATCGTTTCCTTTTACCGGAAATAGATCGTTTGGCGATCGTGAATGCTGCTATTCGGGGAATCCCCGGGATGAAAGCTTGTGATGTAGAGTTTTCTATGCCTAAACCTTCTTACACGGTTGATACCTTGCGAGTGTTGTTTGATCGGTATCCCGACCGGCAGTTTGCTTTGATCATCGGGGGAGATAACGTACCGGATTTCCCGAAGTGGAAGGAGTATCGTTGGATCGAGTCACATTGTTCCATCTTTGTTTATCCCCGTCCAGGAATGATCACTCCTGTTGAAGGATCTACGGGTATGACATTCATTGATGCGCCTTTATTTCCCTTGTCTGCTACCGAGATCCGGGAAATGATTCAAAAAGGGGATGATATTTCAGGTTTAGTTCCAAGTGAGGCGTTAACATTGATCTGGGAGTCGTATTCAAAATAAGTGAGCTTGTTATGTGATGTAAAACAAAATTGGCAGAGATATTCTACATCTCGTAACGTGCTCACTTATTTCACAGAACAATGCTTGTTGGAAAATTGGGGTAGAAGAAAATCATGTTACCATGATAAACATCTTGCCAGCTTCACTTCCCGAAAGCTACATAAACAGTTACGTCTTGGCAGGTTTTCTGACTTGCTTCCTTTTCGTCGCCTTCCCATCTATGTACAGACAGTGGCAGTAGAGACTAAAGTTTCGAAGCTTACAGCTGCGGGTACAGTTCCCGACTCTCACGGGATTCCCTCGTAATGTCACGAAGAACATTACCTTTCCAATACGTTTACAAACATAGGGAAAATAATTGGAAATTGAAAATGGAGAATTGAAAATTATTCTTTTTCATGAGGGTTATGCTTTTTCGAATAATTATGAGATGTGTTGTATAATTATGCATGAAAAGCAAAACGTAAAATACAGATTTTTAATGCATTATGCTTAAATTTGAGAGGCCGTAAACGTTGTAAAAAGTCGAAAACAAGTTGTACTTTTGTGCGGCTAAAAATGAGCGAAATTAATAACTAAAATAAATAAATTGTAGTATGGGATTTGTAACTAAGGAGAAATTATTCTCCAAGGATTTCTTTATCACCTACGGATGGTTGTTGGGTGGTTGTTTCGTGTTTGCATTAGGGGCTGTGTTATTTGCCGAGCCTTACGGTTTTGCTCCCGGGGGAACATACGGTCTGTCCATGGTATTTCATCATTTGTGGGGTTGGGAGACTGAAATTGCAGCCCTTTGTATGGATGTGCCTTTGTTATTATTGGGTATCTATTTCTTGGGAGGGATGTTTGGTGTGAAAACCATCATCTGTACGTTTGCCATTCCGGCGTTTATGCGGTTGATTCACTATCTTTACGGTTATGATGCTTTGTTGGAACCGGGAATTACCGATCGGACGATGTTGAATGAACAGCTATTATCAGCTATTTTCGGTGGTATTGTTTACGGTATCGGTATCGGTATGATTTTTAAGGCGCGGGCAACATCCGGGGGATCGGATATCATTTCCATGATTTTGAACAAGTACACGCATATTTCTTTGGGAACATTGGTGATTATCGTGGATTGTACGATTACCTTGTCAACGGTTGTTGCTTTCGGAGACTGGCGTTTGCCCATGTATTCTTGGATTATCGTGTTCATCGAAGGTAAGGTGATTGACTTGATTGTGGAAGGTGCTTCTGTCCACAAGACGTTGATGATTGTGACCAAAGAGATCGATGCCGTGAAGAATATTATCTTGAATGATATTAAGCGCGGAGCCACAATCTTACCGGCAATCGGGGCTTATAAAGGAGAGCCGCGTGAGGTGATTTATACAATTTTAACCCGTCGTGAGATGATGGTTTTACGTCACAAGATACGTGAAATTGATCCGGAGGCTTTTATAAATGTCATTGATTCTAGGGAAATATTAGGAAAAGGATTCAAGCCACTTGATGCAGAATAAAAAAGAGCCACATGGCTCTTTTTTTAATACATATCCGTGATATCCCAGACAAATGCCCGTATACCGTTTTCTTTATTCACCTCGTCTAGATTCTTGACATATTTTAAGATCAGGGGAACCATTTCGTCTTCCACGATTGTCATGGTGGCGGAGTTCATCTCCGGCCAAGTATGAGTTCCCATTCTGGGTTCTCCATCCACGGTACCGGCTCCGTTGACCAAAGGCCATTGCGTGAATCCTCGTATTTGCAATTGATCAAGGATAAAAGCAACCCGTTCCGTCAAGGCTTGGTTATATGATATAAATACTGCTTTCATAATGTTTTAGGTTTTAGATTTTAGATTTACGATTCAACATCGTAAATCTAAAATCAAATATTACTTATTTCTTTTTTGGAAGATCTCTTTCCGCGTTAAAGTCTGCCATGAATTTGAACTGTTTACTAAGAATCTTTTTCTTGTCACGGCTACCGCTCTTGTCCATTGCGGCGTAAACGGCCGGGACAATCAACATGGTGATGATCGTGGAGAATACCATACCACCGATAACAGCGACACCCATCGGTCGCCAAGTTTCAGAACCCTCTCCAGCACTAATTGCCATCGGAACCATACCTAAGATGGTTGTTAACGAGGTCATTAATACCGGACGCAGACGAGAACGACAAGCCATTGCGATTGCATCGTACAGGCGGATGCCCCGTTCACGCATCAAGTTGATGAAGTCGATCAACACGATACCGTTCTTCGTAACGATACCTACCAACATGATAGCTCCCAATGCGGCAACGATACTCAAGGTCGTGTTCGTCAGCAACAAGGCCAAAACCACACCCGTGAAGGCGAACGGGATAGCCAACATGATGATGAACGGCATCTTGAATGACTCGAACTGTGCGGCCATCACGATGTAAACCAACATCAAAGAGAGCAACAACAATAAGAACAAAGAGCTGAATGATTCTTGTTGGTCCTCGTAGCTACCACCGATGTACACGGATACTTCCTGTGGTATTTCTGTGTTGTTGATGACTTCCTGAGCTACGGCAGCAATATCTCCTAGGGCAACTCCTGCTGCCGGGGTGATAGACACTTTCAATAAACGTTGTTTACTCTTACGCTCGATATTTGGTGGAGAGAAGAACTCTTGTATTTCTCCCAGTTCTTTTAACCGCACCTTCTGGCCCTTGCCGTCAGGGATGATGATATTTTCAATCTCGGTGATCGAAGAACGGTATTTCTCGTCGAAACGTACGATAATATCATATTCCTCTCCGTTTTCCTTGTATTTACTGTTCCGGTATCCATAGATACGGTTACGCATGTATGAACCGACTTCAGAAGTTGTCAGTCCGTGACGAGCCAATTTATCTTGATCCAACATGATACGCAACTCGGATTTATCCTCGTCACGGCTGATCTTGATGTCCTCTGCTCCCGGAATCTGGCGGGCCTTTTCGGCAATCTGGTGAGCCAAGTTTGTAGTTGTGTTGAAATCGTGTCCCATGATTTCAATGTCCACGTTATTACCACCCATGGAACCACCGCTTGATGTGGTTACCGTGTATTGTAAAATGTCAGGGAATTTTTTCAAAATACCACGCACTTGGTCAGCGATTTGGAACACGCTACGTTGACGCTCTTTGATATCTGTCGTTCTCAAACGCATGTTCAAGATATTGTTACCCGTGCTGTTCATCATGGATGCAAAAGAAGCTTCCTCCTCACTACCGTAAGAAAGGTTGATCAACTTGATTTCCGGAATATCATTGCGGATGATGGAATCGATTTCCAAAGCGACCTTTTTCGTCACTTCTACACGTTGTCCGGATTGCATCTTGGCATACACGTTCAAGTAGTTCTGGTCATTCTGGGGCATAAAGTCCGTCTTGATCAATTTAGCCATAAACATGGAGGCAAAGAATAAGGCGAACATACTAACGATAGTCACCGTCTTGTGAACAAGTACCCAACGGATTAATTTCTCGTAAGCGCTATCCAGTTTTTCCAACATTCTGGAAACAAAGTTATAGAAACTGAATTTACCCGAGTTCGTCTTCTCTTGGATCCTCATCAATTGAGAACACAACATGGGAGTCAAGGAGATAGCAGTTACGGTTGACGTACATACCGTGATACAAACGATCCATCCCAACTGTTTGAACAAAATACCGGTCATACCACTCACCAAGGTTAACGGGAAGAACACGGCCACGGTTACCAATGTCGTAACGATTACGGACAGCCAAACCTCATTCGTACCGTATTTTGCCGCTTCTCGCGGACGGCTACCTCGGTCGATGTGTTTCGTGATGTTCTCCAATACCACGATGGCATCATCCACAACCATACCGATTGCGATAGAGAGGGACGATAGTGATATGATGTTAAGTGATTCCCCGGTTGCAAACAAGTAGATAAAAGCAACAATCAAGGAGATCGGGATAGTCAGTGCGATGATGAAAGTCGCTCTCCAACGCCCTAAGAATAGGAACACGATCAAAACCACGAAGATCAAAGCGTACATCAAAGACTCCTGCAAGTTGTTGATAGACTTAATAATGAAGTCCGAGTTGTCCGAAATGATTTGGAAGTGGATATCTGTTGGTAATTCTTTTTGTGCTTTTTCAATTTCACTTTTTGCCTCTTTGGCAACGGCAACGGCATTAGCATCGGTTTGTTTGGTTACCATCAATACACCACCCCGACCTCTGTTAATCGTTTGTTCCAGGGTGATATCTTTCAGGGTATCCCGTACGTTTGCAACATCCCGCAAGTAAATGATTTTATCATTCTTGGTACCCAGCACGATGTTTTTAATCTGGTCACTCTCTTCGAATTCTCCTTCCACGCGCAGAGTATAGTCCATCTGTCCCATCTTCACGTTACCGGAAGAAATATCTTTATTCTCTGCCAGAATCTTGTTACCGATTTGCTCTAACGTCAAGTTATAGGCGTCAAGCTTGTTGGGATCCAAGTCCACGTAAACCACACGTTCCGGGGCTCCGGCCACGATAACAGAGGCAACTCCGTCCACCCGATTTAATCGGGTAACCAGTTTGTCATCCAAAATCTTATCAATACCGGGATATGATTCCTTTGCAGTTACGGCGTAGATCAAAATAGGCATCATGGAGGTGTTAAAACGCATGATGGTAGGCCGATCTATATCATCCGGAAGGCTTGACATGGCTTTATCCACAGCATCACGCACGTCGTTCGAAGCCTCGTCAAGATTTACTTCCCACTCAAATTCCAAGGAGATAACGGATAAGTTATCGTAAGAAGTTGAGGTCAATTCCTTCAAGTCATCCACCGAATTTAACTGGTTTTCGAGGATCTTGGTCACGTTCTCTTCAATATCTGCAGCGTTAGCTCCCGGATAGGTTGCCATTACCGTGATATAAGGCGGGTCCATCTTGGGATACTGGTCCACCGGTAGTTGTATATAGGAGGCAACACCCAATACAATGATGGCGAGGAAAACCATCAAGGTTGAAATGGGTTTGTTGACCGCTGTATTGTATATACTCATATGCTGAATTTTAAATTTTAAGTTTTAAATTTTAAGTTGCGGGTTCTCCTATTTTGTAATAGAAAGTGGTGATCCGTCAACTAACCGACCCTGACCGACAACAATCAATTCGTCTCCTTCGTGGATCTCATCACTGATCAACTCTACTTGATCCTCGAAACGTCTGCCGAGTTTTACTGCCGTACGTTTTGCTTTTCCATCTTTATTCAAGAACACGTAACGATCGTTTGAGCCCTGTAATTTCAACACGGCAATAGCAGGAACAACCATGGTTTGGGTGTTACCGATGAAGAAGTCAATGGTTCCGTACATACCCGGTCTTAATGCTTCATCGTTATTCGGGATTTTTACTTCTACAGTGAACGTTCTTGAGGCTGGGTCAATCGTTGGGTAAACGATGCTAACCGTACCGTCAAATGTTCTGTCAGGATAGATATTGCTCTTTAGCTGAACTTTAGTCCCCTTTTGCACGGACAAATAATATTGTTCGGCTAGATTCACGTAAGCTTTCAACGGGTTGATCTTCTCGATTGCGATGATAGAAGGTTTGCTGGCACCACCGAAAGCGGCTCCCGTGTAAAGTTCTCCGTTCTCGAAATATTTCCCGGTTACGATACCGTCAAAAGGAGCGAGCATCTTCGTGTTTTCTTTCAAGAAATCTACGTTTGCCTTGGCCACCTCGTATTGGGTTACGGCAGCATCGTAAGCCTGTTTGGAAATACTTCCGGTTTTATTTAATTGAACGGCACGGTTATATTCCGTTTCCAGGTTCTTTAATTGAACTTCTGCCTGAACTAACTGGGTTCTATCCATTTCAACGAGTAACTGCCCCTTCTTGATGCGATCGCCCACTTCCACGTAGATCTTCTCGATTCTTCCCGTGGCAGCGGGGGCATAGTACACTTGTTTGTCAGCTTGTAAGTTGGCGGCATAGTCCAATGTTTTGGCAATATCCGTTTTCTCTAGTTTTTGTACCTTAACAGGAACCGCTTCCACGGTTTTCTCTGTAGTCTTATCTTTTTTGCCCGAGCAACCGGCAAGGATAGCTAATGCTATAATCGATAAAATGAGATTCTTTACCATTGTATTTCTTTTTTGTTTTTATTATTCAAGTTGTTTTATCGAGGAAGTTGATTATACAATTTTTCCAAGCTTACTTGTGCCTGTAGTAATGTAAGAATGGCTTCCGTGTAATTTGTTTCTGCTTGCAGGTAGTTATTGTTTGCTTGCGTCAAGTCCAGACTGGAAACAGCTCCCAATTCATATTTTCTTTGGTAATTCTTTAATACCCGCGTGGCAACATCGATGTTTTCTTTTTGCAGGTTGTAATTCTCCATGGCATTTTTCAAGTTGAATTTCAACTGCTCATCTTGCACATTCAACTGATCTTGCAATAAACTTTTTTGCAAATAGGATTGTTCCAGGGTGATTTTGGCTTGTTTCACTTTCGAATCCCGTTGTAAACCGGAGAAGACAGGAATGTTCATCGTGAGTCCGGCCGTGTGTTTCGGACTCATATCCAATGCCGGTTTCAAAATCTTGTAGTTGAAGTTGTAATTGCCGGAGATCGTGGGAGCGTAACTCCATTTTTCCAATCCCAGCATCTTCTTGTTCAACTCGGTTTGCGTGGTGACCAATTGGTAACTCAAGTTATTATTGATATCAAATTTCTCGACATACAAACGAGTGGATTTATCGTTTTCCAGGAACACATCCAGTGCATCCGTGAGTTTGATCGGGGTTCCTGCTTCCAGTCCCAGTTGAAGACGCAATAAATTGTAATTTACAGCAACCGTTCTCTCCATGGATAACAAACTGTTTTTCAGTTGCCCCACGTTGATGCGAATTTGATCCACATCCGTAACTTCAACCGTTCCGGCCTTGTACATGTTATCGGTGTGCTTGTAAATTTCATTCATGTTCTCCAAATTCTGACGTAGAATATCGAGCATTCTTTCAGACACCAATACCGTGTAGTATGAATTATAGATATTCTCAATGATATCCAATTCCGTGGATTCAACTTCTTGCTCGGTCAAACGCACCGCGATCTTGCTGGTTTGCATTCCTAGGATCCATTGACCGCTGAACAATAATTGTTGCAAACCTACCGTTAGGTTGGATTGGTCTTTCATTTTTATTGCCTGCTCGCCGAAATTCATCTTGTAGCCGAAATTTGTGGAATACGTTACGGTACCATTAACTTGTGGTAACCCCTGTGATACGGATTCCCGTACCTTCTGGCGATACAAATCAATATTCATCTGCGAAGATTGCAGTTCTTTGTTGTGCTTGATGGCAAACTCCACTGCTTGCTGCAGCGATATTGTTTGCGGTGCTTCCTGGGCACAAAGCATCCATGGCACGAAAAACATCAAGAGGAAAAGAGTCATTCCTTGTTTCATAGATTATAGATTTAATTATTTATTTTTTCCGGGAAATTTCAAATGTTTTTTCTTTTGTTGCAAAACTCATACCAAAAAACTTGATCATCCATCTTCTGGGCGATTTGCAGTGTTTTTTAAGCGTTCAAATTCTTTCAAACCTTTTTCTGTGGATATAGCGTAAATAAAATTGACAAAGATCGTTGAAATAATTACTGAAATCGGGTATTTAAGCTTACTGGTAATTTCAGGGTTTTTCAGAAAGTGCATTTGTTTGCCTAGCAGGTACAATTGTAATTCTTTGTCAATATCCTTTCGGAAAAGTTCTTGTTTTATACCGTTATCCAGTAATGCCACGAGAAACTTCTTCGTTGACTCCTCTTCTTGCTTGGCTACTCTTTCGTACACGGCCGGGTGGTATTTCTTTAAATCAAAATGATTGGCAGGTAATCGGCTACCCAAGTCACTCACCATGAAATCCCGAATTTCGCTCATGACCACGATCGGATTTTTCTTGGCGAGTTGATCAACATCCGTGTTTTTTATTTTTTCATCTCTTCTGTACAACATCACTTGTTCCACCACGTCGTCTTTATTGGCAAACTGTTGGTAAAGTGTTTTTTTGGAAATTTTCAAGTGATTCGCTATATCATCCATGGAGGTACTTCTCAATCCGAATCTCAAGAAAAGATCCGAAATAGCAGCTATAAGTTCCCTTTTTTGTTTTATGTTTTCTTCCATAGTTGACATTTTAGTATTTGCATTTGGAAACGAAATGTATTTAAAACGTTTCCTCGTGCAAAAGTATACAAATATCATTCCACTAATATGACTCGCGTGTTAAAGTATTGTTAAAACTCTTTTGGGTACACTTTTCAATGATTTTAATCTTATTACATCATTTTCAATTTTCAATTCTCACTTTTCAATTCCATTATCCTATCTTTGTGTCATGATTGATCAGGCAACTATACAGAAAATTTTTGATGCGGCGGATATATACGAAGTGGTGTCCGATTTCGTGAGTTTAAAAAAGCGAGGCGTGAACTATCTTGGCCTATGTCCGTTTCATAACGAGAAGACAGGTTCATTCACCGTTTCCCCGGCAAAGGGCATATACAAATGTTTCGGTTGTGGAAAAGGGGGGAATGCCGTGAATTTTATCATGGAACACGAGCAAATGTCTTACGTGGAAGCATTGAAATATCTGGCCGAAAAATACCATATCCCGATTGAGGAAAAGGAATTAACGGAGGAACAGAAGAAAGAGAAAACCGAGCGGGAGAGTATGCTGATCGTCTCTTCGTATGCCAATGAATATTTCCAGTATCAACTGTGGAACACGGATGAGGGACGTTCCGTGGGACTGGGTTATTTGCGCCAACGAGGTATCAGTGACGAGATGATTCGTAAATTCGGTTTGGGGTATAATCCGGAAGGTTGGGGGGCTTTTGCGAAAGCAGCTCAAGAGAAGGGCTACAAGAAAGAGTTTCTCGTGAAGACAGGATTAACCATCGAGAACGAGAAAGGACTTTTCGATCGATTCCGCGCCCGTGTGATGTTTCCTGTACTTGATCTGGCAGGGAAGGTGATCGCTTTCGGTGGGCGGACGATGACAGCCGATAAAAAGATTTCAAAATACTTGAATTCTCCGGAATCCGAGATCTATCATAAAAGTAAAACCCTGTACGGGATTTTCTTTGCCAAAAAATCGATCGTGCAACAGGATCGCTGTATCTTGGTGGAAGGCTACACGGATGTGATCTCTTTTCACGCGAAAGGAATTGAGAATGTAGTGGCCTCCTCGGGGACCTCTTTAACGATTGAACAAATCCGCTTGATTCGTCGTTTGACTCCGAACGTTACGATTATTTATGACGGGGATGCAGCCGGAATCAAGGCCTCTTTACGGGGAATCGACCTCGTCTTGGAAGAAGGATTGAACGTGAGAGTACTTTTACTGCCGGACGGGGAGGATCCGGATTCTTTTGCTCGAAGTCACACATCGCAAGACTTGGCGGACTTTATTGCGAATAACGAGACTGATTTTATAAATTTCAAGACTAAATTGTTATTGGGTGCGGCAGGTGATGATCCGGTTGAGCGGGCTCGCTTGATCACGGATATCGTGCGAAGTATCGCCAAGATCCCGGATAACATCGTGCGTTCAGTCTATGTGCGCGAAACGGCTCACCAGTTGGATGTCGAGGAACGGATTTTATATACCGAGATTGCCAAGGTTCGATTGAAAAACGAAGAACAACCTTCTAAAGTTCCTGCCACAACATCGAAACCGCAAATAACACCCCCGACACGAGGTGCAACTCCTTGTGACATCGAGGAGAGCGTGTTGATCCGTTACCTGCTTTTATTCGGGGATAACGAGTTGTACGAGGAGGAGCATAACGGGTATATGCGAAGCGTGAGTGTCGGGGAATTCATTATCCGGGAACTCGGGGAAGATGACTTGGAGTTACTAAATCCCGTGTTTCGTACAATGCAACAGGAATATCAGCGTCAGTATGAATCGCCGTCGTTCATCCCGGCCCGTTACTTTATTTCTTACCCGGATATAAAAGTTAGTACGATGGCAGCCAATATCTTGAGCGAACCTTACGAATTAAGTAAGATTTGGTACAAGATGGACAATTTTGTCGAGACTGAACAGATGAAACTTGCTGAACTTCTTCCTAAAATACTGGACAATTACAAGATGCGGAGAGTGGAAATGCTTTCTCGAGACATAGATAATCGCATCCTTGAATCGCAGAACAGTAAAGATCCTTCGCAAATCGTAGAACTCCTCAAGCGCAAAAATGCCATCAACGTCATTCGTCGTAAGTTAAACGAGAAATTGGGACGTACGGGAATCCATTGAATGATATTTCTCCCCATCTCCTCTCATACATCTTCGGGCTTACCGCACGTTGTGGTGTATAGTATATATCCTTCTTCGTAATCATTCCCGATGTACTCGATTCTGATAGACAAATCCTTTTTTAATGGTTGCCTGATTCGGCACACGTATTCCTTTATTCTCTTTCTTTTGCCAAGGGTGGCCCCCTTCCAAATTCCCAGCGTGAGATAATCCATGTTAGCAATTTGATTGTTTTTAGCGCATAGTAATTGTAGAAGGCGTGCTTCACTGGAACTTAGTAGGGTCACTTCTCCTTGGATGGTTATCGTGCGTGCAACAACATTAAATGTTGTGATGGAAGAAAGTTCATATATGTGTGGGGCATTTAAGCGTGTAACTATTTTTTGGCGAAGGGCTTTCAAATGGGCAATCAAAACATTTGGAGGACGGTCTTTAGAAATGAATCTATCCGCTCCGGCATCCAGTGCGGCAATTTCTCTTTCAGGTTCTCCGTGGGAGGTATAGATGATAATACATGTTAGCGGGTCTTTCTTTCGAATCAATCGGATAACTTCTATCCCGTCTTTTAGGGGCATATACAGGTCGAGTAATAAAATATCAGGCTTTTGACGGTTATAAGCATCCCAGGCTTCTTCCCCGTTAACAGCAATGTCAACTATGAATTCGTGTTCTTCCAGGATCATTTTTGTCAATTCGGAATCGACTTTATTGTCTTCCGCGTAAAGGATTCTCATCTTGTTTGTCATCTTGTTTCTTTATTTTATAGGTAATGTCACGATAAAGGTTGTACCTGTTCCGACTACGCTTTCCGCTGCGATCGAGCCCCTGTGTGCCTGAACAACCATGCGTGCGAAATACAGGCCTTGTCCATGTCCATTGATCTTCATGTCGTTTTGGTGATCACCCCTGTGGTAACGTTTGAAAATATGTTTTAGAGCTTCGGGAGTAATACCCATACCGTTGTCTTTCACTTCAATGCGGATAGTGTTTGGGTTGATTTCTTTACACGTGATTCGGATATGCACCTTTTCTCCGCCATACTTTAAAGCGTTTTCGATTAAGTTTTGGAAAACCGGTTGTAAAAAATTAGGGTCTCCGGCAATCACGTGTCGATCGGAAAGGTATTGGAGTTGAATGTCTGCTTGTTTCTCTTTTCCGATATTCCATGAGTCCGGACGACTTAATTTATCCAACATTTCATACAGGTTAAAATCTTTAATTTTCAACCGTAAACCATGGGCATCCGTGGATTGAAGTAATATCCGATTAATGGTTTGTAATACATTATTTAATTCGATTGTACTTTTTTCCAGTAAGATTTTTTGTTGAGAAGAAAGAGTTTTATAAAGTACATAGTGAAGTTTGAGCTCAGTTTCAATGGGGTGTCTCAAGTCATGCACGATGCTATGCACAAAAATCTCTCGGTATTTCCCGGTTCTTTTCTCCCAGCGGAGCATGTGGAGAAGCGAAATGATACAGAAAATAAGTAGTAAGGAGATGAAAAAAACTAGCGAGATATGTCCGGATGCCAAGTTTAAAAATCGTTCGAAAGGGTAATTTTATTGCTTGCTGCTGCGATGTGTCCGGTCCGTTTTGTCCCATTGTACGAATTAATGAATTTGCACCTACGAATCAAAGATTTTACAGAAGCTAAACGTTATGCGAGAATAATTATTGACAAACCAGTAAAAATTAACTCTTCTCGAATAAGGAAAATAAAGAAGGCTGCCAAAGTTTTACTTGAATAGTATTTCGATATATTTATGGACAGTGGAAGATTAGACCGTTGATATGGTCATGTTATGTTTCAATTTTTTGAATAAAATGATGCGGGATCAACTTATGCTATTTGGTAATTCTGTGGGATATTTGGGCTTGGCACTTAGTGGATATCAAACATATATTGCTTTTACAGATGGTGATATTACGGGAAATGATATTTTGGGAGCTGTTTCTACGGCTCTCAGTGCTGCTAGTTATCTTTTTGCTTCAGCTGGATTCTTCCCTGTTGCTGGAGTGGTTGGCATTGCTGGATGTGTTGTTGGTCTTGTTTCTACAATGATAAATTTGGCAGGACAATCTTTGTTAATTCAAGTTCCTTTAGAAGATGGTCATAATGTTTATGTATACATATCACCGAATATGACATCATTTGCTTAATTTTGTTGTGAACTAATGTTTTGTTAATAGCGTTATTCTGAGTAGTTTGATGTTTTTTATATTAGGCTACTTGGAATAATGTAAAATATTATAGGTAATGAAAAAATATCGTCGTTCTTTTTGGGCAGCATCCTGTGTAAATTCAATGATAATACCATGGATAGTAGCGTTTGTATTCAGTTATTTATCAGTTAAAGATAGAATAGATATTTCGAGAGTACTTTCTTTTTATGGATTGATATTTGGGGGGATTCCAACATTGGTAATTTTGACTTATTTCTTCGTGTCCGAGTTTTATGTTGTCTTGTCAGATGACGCGTTGATCTTGAAGAACGCAATTTGTCCGTTTTGGAAGAAGAAAGTGTATTATAATGACATGGTGAAAGTAAAGATAATCTACTATGGAGGTGGTCCTTCAATTCCTTTCATGAAAATAGCTACCACCAAGGCACAACGTTCGGGGCGTTATTATCTGGATCGTGTTCGTCTTAAAGATTTTCCAGAGATAATAGATGTTTTGAGAGAGAAAGGGATTGAAGTCTATGTAAATGGAATGGAATGTTTTAGATGAGACGTGGGTAGAGAATAAGAAATATTCCTAATTTTGTAAAAACAATAACGATGAAAATATATCGAGGTTCTTTTTGGTCGGGAGATAGCGTACATTCCTTTTTTATGTCTTATATTTTGGGATTAGTATTTGTTGCCCTATTGGTTAGAGTTGAAATTGATTTTTCATGTTTAAAGATCATGGGGATGTTACTTGTTTTGTTTGCTTTCCCGGTTTGTTTATTGTTATTTTCTGAGTTTTATGTTATAGAAC
Encoded proteins:
- a CDS encoding response regulator transcription factor, producing MTNKMRILYAEDNKVDSELTKMILEEHEFIVDIAVNGEEAWDAYNRQKPDILLLDLYMPLKDGIEVIRLIRKKDPLTCIIIYTSHGEPEREIAALDAGADRFISKDRPPNVLIAHLKALRQKIVTRLNAPHIYELSSITTFNVVARTITIQGEVTLLSSSEARLLQLLCAKNNQIANMDYLTLGIWKGATLGKRKRIKEYVCRIRQPLKKDLSIRIEYIGNDYEEGYILYTTTCGKPEDV
- a CDS encoding TolC family protein; its protein translation is MKQGMTLFLLMFFVPWMLCAQEAPQTISLQQAVEFAIKHNKELQSSQMNIDLYRQKVRESVSQGLPQVNGTVTYSTNFGYKMNFGEQAIKMKDQSNLTVGLQQLLFSGQWILGMQTSKIAVRLTEQEVESTELDIIENIYNSYYTVLVSERMLDILRQNLENMNEIYKHTDNMYKAGTVEVTDVDQIRINVGQLKNSLLSMERTVAVNYNLLRLQLGLEAGTPIKLTDALDVFLENDKSTRLYVEKFDINNNLSYQLVTTQTELNKKMLGLEKWSYAPTISGNYNFNYKILKPALDMSPKHTAGLTMNIPVFSGLQRDSKVKQAKITLEQSYLQKSLLQDQLNVQDEQLKFNLKNAMENYNLQKENIDVATRVLKNYQRKYELGAVSSLDLTQANNNYLQAETNYTEAILTLLQAQVSLEKLYNQLPR
- the dnaG gene encoding DNA primase; amino-acid sequence: MIDQATIQKIFDAADIYEVVSDFVSLKKRGVNYLGLCPFHNEKTGSFTVSPAKGIYKCFGCGKGGNAVNFIMEHEQMSYVEALKYLAEKYHIPIEEKELTEEQKKEKTERESMLIVSSYANEYFQYQLWNTDEGRSVGLGYLRQRGISDEMIRKFGLGYNPEGWGAFAKAAQEKGYKKEFLVKTGLTIENEKGLFDRFRARVMFPVLDLAGKVIAFGGRTMTADKKISKYLNSPESEIYHKSKTLYGIFFAKKSIVQQDRCILVEGYTDVISFHAKGIENVVASSGTSLTIEQIRLIRRLTPNVTIIYDGDAAGIKASLRGIDLVLEEGLNVRVLLLPDGEDPDSFARSHTSQDLADFIANNETDFINFKTKLLLGAAGDDPVERARLITDIVRSIAKIPDNIVRSVYVRETAHQLDVEERILYTEIAKVRLKNEEQPSKVPATTSKPQITPPTRGATPCDIEESVLIRYLLLFGDNELYEEEHNGYMRSVSVGEFIIRELGEDDLELLNPVFRTMQQEYQRQYESPSFIPARYFISYPDIKVSTMAANILSEPYELSKIWYKMDNFVETEQMKLAELLPKILDNYKMRRVEMLSRDIDNRILESQNSKDPSQIVELLKRKNAINVIRRKLNEKLGRTGIH
- a CDS encoding TetR/AcrR family transcriptional regulator, which translates into the protein MEENIKQKRELIAAISDLFLRFGLRSTSMDDIANHLKISKKTLYQQFANKDDVVEQVMLYRRDEKIKNTDVDQLAKKNPIVVMSEIRDFMVSDLGSRLPANHFDLKKYHPAVYERVAKQEEESTKKFLVALLDNGIKQELFRKDIDKELQLYLLGKQMHFLKNPEITSKLKYPISVIISTIFVNFIYAISTEKGLKEFERLKNTANRPEDG
- a CDS encoding sensor histidine kinase; translation: MLRWEKRTGKYREIFVHSIVHDLRHPIETELKLHYVLYKTLSSQQKILLEKSTIELNNVLQTINRILLQSTDAHGLRLKIKDFNLYEMLDKLSRPDSWNIGKEKQADIQLQYLSDRHVIAGDPNFLQPVFQNLIENALKYGGEKVHIRITCKEINPNTIRIEVKDNGMGITPEALKHIFKRYHRGDHQNDMKINGHGQGLYFARMVVQAHRGSIAAESVVGTGTTFIVTLPIK